From the Bacillus sp. Marseille-P3661 genome, the window GGAATTGTTACAGGTGGAACTGCAAACCGTTTAACAAGTCATATCGGGGATGCAAATACGATGATACCAGAATACAAAGCATTCCTATGTAATGTCAGGAGGGCTTAAAGATGTCGAAATATATTAAACTAGTAGATGTAACGAGATGTGACGGCTGTCGTGCGTGTATGGTCGCTTGTAAGAATTGGAATGATTTGCCACCGGTTCCTGAAAAATTCTCTGGGAGCTATCAGTCTCATGAAACTTTAAATGCACAAACTTGGAATTTAATCACATTTAAAGAGCATGAAGATGCAAATGGAAACTTTGAATGGTTATTTCGTCATAAATCTTGTTTCCATTGTAATGATGCTGGCTGTGAAAAAGTTTGTCCGGAAAACGCAATTAGCTACACTGAATTTGGCTCGGTTGTTGTAGACAATGATGCATGTGTAGGCTGTGGCTATTGTGTTGAAGGCTGTCCATTTGATGTGATTCAGCTTGCAGACTATATTGATGAAAAAGGTAAAGAATATCGTAAAGCACAAAAATGTACATTATGTACGGACCGTCTATATGAAGGATTAATGCCGGCGTGTGCCAATACATGTCATGCTGAAGCGATTGTATTTGGAGAAGAAGAAGAAATGTTAAAGCTTGCTCAAGAACGCTTAGACTTTGCGAAGTCTCGTTACCCGAAAGCGAATATCTATAACCCACAAGGTGTAGATGGCACACATACGGTTTATGTATTAGGTGAAGATCCGCAATTCTATGACTTACCATTAAATCCGAAGGTCCCGACTTCTGCAAAGATTTGGAAGGATTATGCACAACCGCTTGGTAAAGCCCTACTCGGTGGAACTACAATGGCTGTACTCGGTGCTATGGTAGCAAATAAATTTTTAAATCAAGGTAACAAACATGAGGGAGGGGAATCAGATGAGCAATAAGCCCCGGAAGGATAAAATGATGAAACGTTTTAGTAAACCGTTTATTATTGCCCACTGGTTAAATGCATTTGCATTCATCGCCCTTTATATTACAGCTCTACCTATGTATACAGAGTTCTTTGACTGGTTATATCCTGTTCTAGGTGGACCTGCAAATGCTCGTTTCTTACATCGTGTGTTTGCATTTGTTTTTATGGCTCCGCTAGTATTTATGATTATTGCAGATCCTAAAGCCCTATTTCACTGGATTAAATCAGCATTAACATGGCGTAAGCACGATTTCGGATTTTTTATACCGTTTGCTAAAGAATTTTTTGGGAAACACGCAAACGTTCCGAAGCAGGACTTTTACAATGCAGGGGAAAAAATCAACTCTTTATTACAGATGGTTACAGCCCTAGCATTAATTGGCTCTGGTATTGTGATGTGGAATACAGGCTGGTTCCCGCCTGCGGTCGTGGATATCGCCTATCCAA encodes:
- a CDS encoding 4Fe-4S dicluster domain-containing protein — protein: MSKYIKLVDVTRCDGCRACMVACKNWNDLPPVPEKFSGSYQSHETLNAQTWNLITFKEHEDANGNFEWLFRHKSCFHCNDAGCEKVCPENAISYTEFGSVVVDNDACVGCGYCVEGCPFDVIQLADYIDEKGKEYRKAQKCTLCTDRLYEGLMPACANTCHAEAIVFGEEEEMLKLAQERLDFAKSRYPKANIYNPQGVDGTHTVYVLGEDPQFYDLPLNPKVPTSAKIWKDYAQPLGKALLGGTTMAVLGAMVANKFLNQGNKHEGGESDEQ
- a CDS encoding formate dehydrogenase subunit gamma translates to MSNKPRKDKMMKRFSKPFIIAHWLNAFAFIALYITALPMYTEFFDWLYPVLGGPANARFLHRVFAFVFMAPLVFMIIADPKALFHWIKSALTWRKHDFGFFIPFAKEFFGKHANVPKQDFYNAGEKINSLLQMVTALALIGSGIVMWNTGWFPPAVVDIAYPIHSICVGLAAAVVVGHAYMGTFAPGGKDALSGMTKGEVPEEWAKSHHGRWYDEQKQKAKQNKGA